The sequence below is a genomic window from Lolium perenne isolate Kyuss_39 chromosome 4, Kyuss_2.0, whole genome shotgun sequence.
TCCTCCTCCTTGTCCATGGTCCTACTCTCTATCCTACTACATGCTAGCTGTGTGCATTGTGACACAAGCTTCTGGTTTTGGATCTTGCCAGATGGAATGTATGATGCTGGAACCTTGAGGTACGCCGGGGTTTATGTACGTACCTCCACCCGATCTACATGACTGCCTGATTGCATTATTGTACGCATACCTATATATGGGTGTGGAATGATTGGATCTCAACCGTGTACAATACTTTGCCCAACCACCAGCCACTGTATGCGTATGTCCTCTTCTGCGGGTTGGGGGTACTTGCTAGCAGCAGTTTGAATTATGGATGCGCGCGCAAGAAAACAGAAAACAATTCACGCTAATTATGCATACTGGTTCGTTTGTCTGGCGCATACTCCACTGCATCGCACATATTTCCTTCTTTTATTTCCTTTGTGATAGGTCTTCGCGGTTGGCGACAGGATTGCTTACGTTACATTTGAGGTCTCTGACCTACACGATCGCACAAACGCTTACACATGCATGATGTGGAGAGATGTTTTCTTGAATTTGGTTTGGTTGTCACATACATAAACAGATTTTATCAGATACAGAGTGTGCTGTTTTTATGTGTTCGCTAGCTTCTTAAAGATTGGCTTGCATTTTGGAGTTTGGCTTCTCTCATCAATTCTACTTTCCTCTATAGCTTGAACTGTAATAATACTACAAAACCATACGATTTTGGAGTTCCTTGCCTCATCAGTTCCACTTTCCTCTATAGTTTTAATTAGCTGCAATACGACAAAACCTTATGGTTTTGGAGTTTGGATACATGTCTTGGCCGGTCAACTGATTGCTGGAAACAGGAACATATTATAAATCGTGTCTTTCGTATATTGACAATGGTCGGAGTCAAAACAGCTGCCCACCAGCAGCTAATTTGCTGTATGACTTACGTGCAAATTTGGTTCTTGCCAACACCGCCAATAATGAATATTTGTATGGATGTGTAAGAGAACCTTTTGCGTGGAATGAATTTTTTTTACTTCTGTTTGCACTTTTGACCGATACTTTGCATGTAACGTATATCTACCTTTATCTTTGTTTTATTGTTGCAGTTGGTGACAATACAAACTTAATCTCAGTTACTTTTGAGCAGTGCGCTTGTATATGCAGGATATGTATGTGCAATTTCTTGCGTTAGGTTGCTAACAAACATTAACCTCTTATGTGATCAGATACCTTGCGTGAAATGGACCGACGTAGCTGGCCTTGGAAGAAGAAATCATCTGACAAATCCTCAAACGCTGATGTTTTGCAGAATCAAGCAGAACAGGTTTGTTTTCTATTTAGATGTGTTTAAATACCAGTGATGTCTCTAGTACTCTTTTTTCTAACTTCCTGATTGACAATGCTAAAGCAAACAGTTCGTAATTGCGATGTCAGAGATACTCTTATGTTTTAACCAACTGTTTAAGGTTGCATCTATTCATTACCTAGTGATTGTGCTTGCTAGCGTTGCAGCCAGTTCCTTTACCTAGTTGCTTTCCCTAAATAAATGTATGCTGTGTTTCAAACCTCTATGACAATGTTTGCTTCCTTCTAAGATTACCTTCTATTGTGCAGGATGATAAAGTTCCGAAATTTGTGCAAATTTCACCTGAAACATATGCACATCTTACCGAATGTGAACAAGAAGTGAAAATATTAGATGAAAAGGTGAAGAACTTGAATGATGAAGTGTCTGCATTGCAATCTGAGATCACTACCAAAGATGCCCTTGTGAAACAGCATGCTAAAGTTGCTGAAGAAGCTGTATCAGGTGCGCAGATGATCTCTATACTCATTTTCTTTTTTTGGGGGGTCTGGCTAGATGAATTTATTCTCTATAACTGACCTTCCTCATTTTCCTACAAACCTTACAGTAGTGGGTGTTTGGTTTAGTTTAATAGGCAGAATTATTTTTCTTGTTGATCTCATTATGTGCTCCCACAAGATACAATTTGGTTTATGAATCACTATTGTAAATATCTTCTTTATGagattattttgctactgttaggTTGGGAGAAAGCTGAAGCGGAAGCCTCAGCACTGAAAGTTCAGCTTGAAACTGTTACGTTGTCTAAGCTAGCAGCTGAGGAAAGAGGTGCCCATCTGGATGGTGCTCTAAAAGAATGCATGAAGCAAGTAAGAACTGTGAAGGAAGAAGGCGAGCAGAAGCTACATGATGTAGTCTTCGCGAAAACCAAACAGTGGGAGAAGATAAAGGCCGAGTTGGAAGAAAAGTTGATTGAATTTGATCATGAGCTCATCAGGGCTGGTGCCGAGAATGATGCACTCTCAAGATCACTCCAAGAGCGGGCAGATTTGTTGATGAAAATTGATGAGGAAAAGGCTCAAGCAGAAGCTGAAATTGAAGTCTTGAAAAGCACGATTCAGTCAGGTGAAAGGGAAATAAATTCGCTGAAGTATGAAGTGCATGTTGTCTCCAAAGAGCTTGAAATCCGCAATGAAGAAAAGAACATGAGTGTGCGCTCAGCTGATGTAGCAACTAAGCAGCACCTGGAGGATGTTAAGAAAATAACAAAACTAGAAGCTGAATGCCAAAGATTGCGTGGTCTTGTTCGAAAAAAGTTACCAGGCCCCGCTGCATTGGCTCAGATGAAAATGGAAGTGGAGAGCCTGGGAATGGGCAGAGATTATGGAGACAACAGATTGCGACGATCCCCCGCAAAGAATTCTAATAGCTTTCATCGTCCTATGTCCCCTATGTCTCCAGTTCCTGATTATGGTTTTGATAATCTACAGCACATGCAGAAAGAGAATGAGTTCCTGACTGCACGTTTGTTAACTATGGAAGAAGAAACTAAGATGGTCAAAGAGGCATTGACAAAACGGAACAGTGAGCTACAAACTTCAAGAAGCATGTACGCTAAGATAGCAGGCAAGCTACGCAGCTTGGAAGTTCAAATGGTGAATGGTAACCAACGTAAGAGTCCAAACATGGATATCCACTTTGATGGTGTACATAGCCAAAATGGAAGTAATCCACCTAGCATGACATCCATGTCCGAAGATGGTGTTGATGATGAAGGCAGTTGTACTGAGTCTTGGGCCAATGCTCTGGTATCTGAGCTCTCCCACATCAAGAAAGACAAAGTAGCTAAGAGCAGTGTCACTGAAGGTTCCAACCAGTTGGAAATGATGGATGACTTCCTAGAGATGGAGAGATTAGCTTGTTTGCCTTCTGAAACTAACTGCCATGGCAATACTGttgacaaaatgaaaataaacaaTGCTGAGGCTGCTATGTCTGGTCTTACTGAGAGTAATGGTGTTAAAGATTTGCAGTCAGCTTTACCATCACCAGGAACTCCATCTAGTAAACAGCAGCTGTCTGAGGGTTCTCCACTCTTGAAATTGCAGTCCAGAATATCTTCCTTGCTGGACTCTGAATCACCTAAGAACAATGTTGGGAAGGTACTAAGCAGTATCAGAAATATTCTGaaggatattgaagaagaggcagATTCAATGAATACAACCAACATGGTTGATGTTGCTGACAGTGAATCATTAGTGAACCAAGGCAAGAGGTTGAGCATTGGGAGTAAACATGCCATGGATCAAGAATTTTTAGAGGCCGTCTTGAAGATTCAAGACTTTGTGAAGTCACTTGGTCAAGAAATGTCTAAGAACCAAGGCGTGCCTTCTGATTATGATGGGCTATGTGAGAAAATACAGCACTTCTCTGCACTGGTTGAGAAAGTTATGTCAAACGAAGATGTCGTAAATGACATCATTATGGCACTCTCTCGTATCTTTTCAGAAACTAGTGAGATCAAGTTCACAATGTTGAGAGACAGCACCAAGGAAACAGACAGTAACAATTTAGATTATGTTGACAAAGTGACACTACTTGAAAACAAAGTGCAGCTTGTACCACTGAAAGATAACATTTCTGGCCCTtgcccacttattcctcactcatCTTCTGATCCTGAGATGGTGGGTCCTACTGATGCCGGATTCGATGTGAAGATGTGCTCCCCGGATGACTACGAGCAACTTAAATCCGAGAAGATGAATCTGGAGGTAGAATTAGCGAGGTGCAGCAAAATGATAGAAGATACACAGTGTAAGTTTTGTGAGATGGAGAAAAATCTGGAAGAGCTTACATCCAAGTTGTCTGCCAGTGAGAATTCAAACAGCTTGGCTGAGACACAATTGAAATGTATGGTTGAATCCTACAAGTCGCTTGAATCAAGGAAAAATCAGTTAGAAAGCGAAA
It includes:
- the LOC127296399 gene encoding filament-like plant protein 4 encodes the protein MDRRSWPWKKKSSDKSSNADVLQNQAEQDDKVPKFVQISPETYAHLTECEQEVKILDEKVKNLNDEVSALQSEITTKDALVKQHAKVAEEAVSGWEKAEAEASALKVQLETVTLSKLAAEERGAHLDGALKECMKQVRTVKEEGEQKLHDVVFAKTKQWEKIKAELEEKLIEFDHELIRAGAENDALSRSLQERADLLMKIDEEKAQAEAEIEVLKSTIQSGEREINSLKYEVHVVSKELEIRNEEKNMSVRSADVATKQHLEDVKKITKLEAECQRLRGLVRKKLPGPAALAQMKMEVESLGMGRDYGDNRLRRSPAKNSNSFHRPMSPMSPVPDYGFDNLQHMQKENEFLTARLLTMEEETKMVKEALTKRNSELQTSRSMYAKIAGKLRSLEVQMVNGNQRKSPNMDIHFDGVHSQNGSNPPSMTSMSEDGVDDEGSCTESWANALVSELSHIKKDKVAKSSVTEGSNQLEMMDDFLEMERLACLPSETNCHGNTVDKMKINNAEAAMSGLTESNGVKDLQSALPSPGTPSSKQQLSEGSPLLKLQSRISSLLDSESPKNNVGKVLSSIRNILKDIEEEADSMNTTNMVDVADSESLVNQGKRLSIGSKHAMDQEFLEAVLKIQDFVKSLGQEMSKNQGVPSDYDGLCEKIQHFSALVEKVMSNEDVVNDIIMALSRIFSETSEIKFTMLRDSTKETDSNNLDYVDKVTLLENKVQLVPLKDNISGPCPLIPHSSSDPEMVGPTDAGFDVKMCSPDDYEQLKSEKMNLEVELARCSKMIEDTQCKFCEMEKNLEELTSKLSASENSNSLAETQLKCMVESYKSLESRKNQLESEIEVLQSKIEILTAELSDERQSHEDDLARYKDLEEKMERYENEQSSMHVDEIEDTKTSQEVEIAAAAEKLAECQETMLILGRQLQAMRPPAESIGSSPTRQRMEDFLQDVAVTTEGEHTQKPSGQLDAYQEMLESGNVSPLNGYKTHMTPSDVEGSPFVSTNSSKRPKHRSRSSSSSSIANQLPDKQNRGFSRFFTKGKE